From the Salvelinus alpinus chromosome 32, SLU_Salpinus.1, whole genome shotgun sequence genome, one window contains:
- the LOC139562461 gene encoding gremlin-2-like, with protein MFWRITLPVLLAGVLCVATDTRKPRPQGSIPSLFKTKGNLSERQRLLPRKPEVLSSSREALVVTERRYLRRDWCKTQPLRQTVSEEGCRSRTVVNRFCYGQCNSFYIPRHMSPSSNQGPGSGRKNHNKAQEPFQSCSFCRPHRITQLTVQLDCPGLQPAFRHRKVQRVKQCRCMSVDVSGNGKL; from the coding sequence ATGTTTTGGAGAATCACTCTGCCGGTCCTACTGGCTGGGGTGCTCTGTGTTGCCACAGACACCAGGAAGCCCCGCCCCCAGGGCTCCATCCCCTCACTTTTCAAGACCAAAGGCAACCTGTCGGAGCGTCAGCGCCTGTTGCCGCGGAAACCCGAAGTCCTTTCGTCAAGTCGGGAGGCCCTGGTGGTCACGGAGCGCCGGTACCTCCGACGTGACTGGTGCAAGACACAACCCCTGCGCCAGACAGTGAGCGAGGAGGGCTGTCGGAGTCGTACGGTGGTCAACCGCTTCTGCTATGGCCAGTGTAACTCCTTCTACATCCCCCGCCACATGAGCCCTAGCTCAAATCAAGGCCCGGGGTCCGGCCGGAAGAACCACAACAAGGCCCAAGAGCCCTTCCAGTCCTGTTCCTTCTGCAGGCCGCACCGCATCACCCAGCTCACTGTGCAGCTGGACTGTCCGGGGCTGCAACCAGCCTTTCGCCATCGCAAGGTGCAGCGTGTCAAACAG